The Bombus fervidus isolate BK054 chromosome 6, iyBomFerv1, whole genome shotgun sequence genome contains a region encoding:
- the Diap2 gene encoding death-associated inhibitor of apoptosis 2 isoform X3, with the protein MNVEESRLRTFTDWPVNATVDAARIAKAGFYYTGHALEVQCFLCGVKISDWNYGDQAIVRHRLAEPNCPFVQNPSSTCNVPLIPIPINNLGLASSSTETSQDNNIVECQSINLYQNKEPKKECKVMSQRLQSFTNWPISSIVSPEKLAKAGFYYLQHDDEVQCTYCGGILRKWQLGDDPERKHKEYFPNCNFYVHQDKDDNLYLTNVKLMPGATSNLSDLGIQIHTTPKKPDCATYEGRLRTFNGWPENIKQTPEILASAGFYYDGFGDHVRCFHCDGGLRNWEATDDAWTEHARWFPKCEFVNLVRGQEFIKQCINNRPPLDQSIFEGVTEDESTDIAEIPPTTIPSLEITEATLKKLLESPPAMEALEIGLHVGRVKRALKKRMEEIGTPYTNSDQLIEDVLSDQITEEFTRKQTNSGIEQCNTVKKDEYRVCSIEDGNSVISNDKSNTDKKANFKESTALEEENRKLKEARLCKICMDREIAIVFLPCGHLATCVYCAPSLTYCLMCRQEIKATVRTFLS; encoded by the exons ATGAATGTTGAAGAAAGTAGACTAAGAACTTTTACGGATTGGCCAGTAAATGCCACAGTTGATGCTGCTCGAATAGCAAAAGCCGGATTTTACTACACTGGACATGCCTTAGAAGTACAATGCTTTTTATGTGGAGTAAAAATTTCTGATTGGAATTATGGTGATCAAGCTATAGTGCGCCATCGATTAGCCGAACCTAATTGTCCTTTTGTTCAAAATCCTTCTAGTACTTGCAATGTCCCTCTGATACCAATACCTATTAATAATCTTGGATTAGCCTCATCATCAACAGAAACATCACAGGACAATAACATAGTTGAATGTCAATCTATAAACCTTTATCAGAATAAAGAACCTAAAAAAGAATGTAAGGTTATGTCACAAAGATTACAATCCTTTACTAATTGGCCAATTTCTTCTATTGTATCGCCTGAAAAACTTGCTAAAGCTGGATTTTATTATCTTCAACATGATGATGAA GTACAATGTACATATTGTGGAGGTATTCTAAGAAAGTGGCAACTTGGTGATGATCCAGAGAGAAAACATAAAGAATATTTCCCTAATTGTAACTTCTATGTTCATCAAGATAAAGATG ataatttatatttaactaatgtaaaattaatgcCTGGTGCAACATCAAATCTCTCAGACTTAGGAATACAAATACACACAACTCCTAAAAAACCAGATTGTGCAACATACGAAGGAAGATTACGAACCTTTAATGGCTGGCCAGAAAATATTAAGCAAACTCCTGAAATATTAGCTAGTGCTGGATTTTATTATGAtg ggTTTGGTGACCATGTTAGATGTTTTCACTGTGATGGTGGTTTACGAAATTGGGAAGCAACAGATGATGCATGGACTGAACATGCAAGATGGTTTCCTAAATGCGAATTTGTGAATCTTGTAAGAGGACAAGAATTTATCAAACAGTGCATTAACAACAGACCACCTTTGGATCAAtca ATTTTTGAAGGTGTAACAGAAGATGAAAGCACAGATATAGCTGAGATACCACCTACTACTATACCTTCATTAGAAATTACCGAAGCAACATTAAAAAAGTTACTAGAGAGTCCACCAGCAATG GAAGCTTTAGAAATTGGATTACATGTGGGCAGAGTAAAGAGGGCATTAAAAAAACGAATGGAGGAAATAGGGACACCATATACAAATTCTGATCAACTTATAGAAGACGTTCTTTCTGATCAAATTACGGAAGAATTTACAAG GAAGCAAACCAATAGTGGTATAGAACAGTGTAATACTGTTAAAAAAGATGAATATAGAGTATGTTCAATTGAAGATGGGAACTCTGTAATATCCAATGACAAAAGCAATACTGACAAAAAAGCTAACTTTAAGGAATCta CAGCTTTGgaagaagaaaacagaaaattaaaagaagctcgtttatgtaaaatttgcATGGATCGAGAAATAGCTATTGTATTTTTACCTTGTGGACACTTAGCAACTTGTGTTTACTGTGCACCGTCTCTTACATATTGTCTAATGTGTCGACAAGAAATTAAAGCAACTGTCCGTACATTTCTATCATAA
- the LOC139988226 gene encoding baculoviral IAP repeat-containing protein 8-like isoform X2: MNGTITHWNLENDSNLKTSGNTHLSSLVDVTHDISRDEVDNIDYRFEAARLQSFENWPITYIEPEKLAAAGFYYTGESDRVKCFECQVEICKWVEGDIPMVDHQRWSARCRFIRKLNCGNVPIGVDPSTVIPPRPRGRDVCGPYGLEYRPTSGPDDHNFSMEVQLANTAKLGCLGLGKAKGPVHPEYASYDARLHTFFTWPKSMPQTKEQLADAGFFYTGKGDQTLCYHCGGGLKDWEPEDDPWEQHAKWFSKCCYLLIVQGQDYVNKITGQHISPPSKEETMQMNLPSFIKKVQPTSVEVDRKEEIESNPGSSSQNNDIWDIASNTEPIKGSLESKPTENPSNIKTQNTKPTDDARMCKICYNGELGVVFLPCGHMVACVKCAPGMMICAVCRKPVTMTVRAFIP, from the exons atgaatgGTACAATCACACATTGGAACTTGGAGAATGATTCAAACTTAAAAACTTCAGGGAATACACATTTATCATCTTTAGTTGATGTAACACATGATATAAGTCGTGATGAAGTAGATAATATTGATTACCGTTTTGAAGCAGCAAGACTTCAAAGTTTTGAAAATTGGCCCATAACATACATTGAACCTGAAAAGCTTGCAGCTGCAGGATTTTATTATACGGGTGAAAGTGACAGAGTGAAATGTTTTGAATGTCAAGTTGAGATATGTAAATGGGTAGAAGGTGATATACCCATGGTCGATCATCAGAGATGGTCTGCAAGGTGTAGATTTATTCGTAAACTGAACTGTGGTAATGTACCCATTGGAGTAGATCCCAGTACAGTGATACCACCAAGACCAAGAGGTAGAGATGTATGTGGTCCTTATGGTTTAGAATATCGACCTACATCTGGTCCCGATGACCATAATTTTTCAATGGAAGTACAACTAGCAAACACAGCTAAACTTGGCTGTTTAGGACTGGGAAAGGCTAAGGGACCAGTACATCCAGAATATGCTAGTTATGATGCTAGATTACACACATTTTTTACATGGCCTAAATCTATGCCACAAACAAAAGAACAATTAGCCGACGCAGGCTTTTTTTATACTGGAAAAGGTGACCAAACCTTGTGTTACCACTGTGGAGGTGGTTTGAAAGATTGGGAACCAGAAGATGATCCTTGGGAGCAACACGCAAAGTGGTTTTCTAAATgctgttatttattaatcgtGCAAGGGCAagattatgtaaataaaataacaggcCAGCATATATCTCCACCTTCTAAAGAA GAAACAATGCAGATGAATCTACCCAGTTTTATTAAGAAAGTACAACCTACAAGTGTAGAAGTAGACAGGAAAGAAGAGATAGAAAGCAATCCAGGATCTAGTTCTCAAAATAATGATATTTGGGATATTGCAAGCAATACAGAACCCATAAAAGGAAGTTTGGAATCCAAGCCAACAGAAAATCcatcaaatataaaaacacaAAATACCAAACCTACTGATGATGCAAGAATGTGCAAAATCTGTTATAACGGAGAATTAGGAGTGGTATTTTTACCATGTGGACATATGGTTGCTTGTGTAAAATGTGCTCCTGGCATGATGATTTGTGCAGTATGCAGAAAACCTGTTACAATGACTGTACGAGCCTTCATCCCATAG
- the Diap2 gene encoding death-associated inhibitor of apoptosis 2 isoform X1, which translates to MNVEESRLRTFTDWPVNATVDAARIAKAGFYYTGHALEVQCFLCGVKISDWNYGDQAIVRHRLAEPNCPFVQNPSSTCNVPLIPIPINNLGLASSSTETSQDNNIVECQSINLYQNKEPKKECKVMSQRLQSFTNWPISSIVSPEKLAKAGFYYLQHDDEVQCTYCGGILRKWQLGDDPERKHKEYFPNCNFYVHQDKDGICMLKKLFLFLYRNYFISIFLSLDNLYLTNVKLMPGATSNLSDLGIQIHTTPKKPDCATYEGRLRTFNGWPENIKQTPEILASAGFYYDGFGDHVRCFHCDGGLRNWEATDDAWTEHARWFPKCEFVNLVRGQEFIKQCINNRPPLDQSIFEGVTEDESTDIAEIPPTTIPSLEITEATLKKLLESPPAMEALEIGLHVGRVKRALKKRMEEIGTPYTNSDQLIEDVLSDQITEEFTRKQTNSGIEQCNTVKKDEYRVCSIEDGNSVISNDKSNTDKKANFKESTALEEENRKLKEARLCKICMDREIAIVFLPCGHLATCVYCAPSLTYCLMCRQEIKATVRTFLS; encoded by the exons ATGAATGTTGAAGAAAGTAGACTAAGAACTTTTACGGATTGGCCAGTAAATGCCACAGTTGATGCTGCTCGAATAGCAAAAGCCGGATTTTACTACACTGGACATGCCTTAGAAGTACAATGCTTTTTATGTGGAGTAAAAATTTCTGATTGGAATTATGGTGATCAAGCTATAGTGCGCCATCGATTAGCCGAACCTAATTGTCCTTTTGTTCAAAATCCTTCTAGTACTTGCAATGTCCCTCTGATACCAATACCTATTAATAATCTTGGATTAGCCTCATCATCAACAGAAACATCACAGGACAATAACATAGTTGAATGTCAATCTATAAACCTTTATCAGAATAAAGAACCTAAAAAAGAATGTAAGGTTATGTCACAAAGATTACAATCCTTTACTAATTGGCCAATTTCTTCTATTGTATCGCCTGAAAAACTTGCTAAAGCTGGATTTTATTATCTTCAACATGATGATGAA GTACAATGTACATATTGTGGAGGTATTCTAAGAAAGTGGCAACTTGGTGATGATCCAGAGAGAAAACATAAAGAATATTTCCCTAATTGTAACTTCTATGTTCATCAAGATAAAGATGGTATTTGTATGCTAAAaaagctttttctttttctgtacagaaattattttatttcaatttttctttcattagataatttatatttaactaatgtaaaattaatgcCTGGTGCAACATCAAATCTCTCAGACTTAGGAATACAAATACACACAACTCCTAAAAAACCAGATTGTGCAACATACGAAGGAAGATTACGAACCTTTAATGGCTGGCCAGAAAATATTAAGCAAACTCCTGAAATATTAGCTAGTGCTGGATTTTATTATGAtg ggTTTGGTGACCATGTTAGATGTTTTCACTGTGATGGTGGTTTACGAAATTGGGAAGCAACAGATGATGCATGGACTGAACATGCAAGATGGTTTCCTAAATGCGAATTTGTGAATCTTGTAAGAGGACAAGAATTTATCAAACAGTGCATTAACAACAGACCACCTTTGGATCAAtca ATTTTTGAAGGTGTAACAGAAGATGAAAGCACAGATATAGCTGAGATACCACCTACTACTATACCTTCATTAGAAATTACCGAAGCAACATTAAAAAAGTTACTAGAGAGTCCACCAGCAATG GAAGCTTTAGAAATTGGATTACATGTGGGCAGAGTAAAGAGGGCATTAAAAAAACGAATGGAGGAAATAGGGACACCATATACAAATTCTGATCAACTTATAGAAGACGTTCTTTCTGATCAAATTACGGAAGAATTTACAAG GAAGCAAACCAATAGTGGTATAGAACAGTGTAATACTGTTAAAAAAGATGAATATAGAGTATGTTCAATTGAAGATGGGAACTCTGTAATATCCAATGACAAAAGCAATACTGACAAAAAAGCTAACTTTAAGGAATCta CAGCTTTGgaagaagaaaacagaaaattaaaagaagctcgtttatgtaaaatttgcATGGATCGAGAAATAGCTATTGTATTTTTACCTTGTGGACACTTAGCAACTTGTGTTTACTGTGCACCGTCTCTTACATATTGTCTAATGTGTCGACAAGAAATTAAAGCAACTGTCCGTACATTTCTATCATAA
- the Diap2 gene encoding death-associated inhibitor of apoptosis 2 isoform X4 has protein sequence MNVEESRLRTFTDWPVNATVDAARIAKAGFYYTGHALEVQCFLCGVKISDWNYGDQAIVRHRLAEPNCPFVQNPSSTCNVPLIPIPINNLGLASSSTETSQDNNIVECQSINLYQNKEPKKECKVMSQRLQSFTNWPISSIVSPEKLAKAGFYYLQHDDEVQCTYCGGILRKWQLGDDPERKHKEYFPNCNFYVHQDKDDLGIQIHTTPKKPDCATYEGRLRTFNGWPENIKQTPEILASAGFYYDGFGDHVRCFHCDGGLRNWEATDDAWTEHARWFPKCEFVNLVRGQEFIKQCINNRPPLDQSIFEGVTEDESTDIAEIPPTTIPSLEITEATLKKLLESPPAMEALEIGLHVGRVKRALKKRMEEIGTPYTNSDQLIEDVLSDQITEEFTRKQTNSGIEQCNTVKKDEYRVCSIEDGNSVISNDKSNTDKKANFKESTALEEENRKLKEARLCKICMDREIAIVFLPCGHLATCVYCAPSLTYCLMCRQEIKATVRTFLS, from the exons ATGAATGTTGAAGAAAGTAGACTAAGAACTTTTACGGATTGGCCAGTAAATGCCACAGTTGATGCTGCTCGAATAGCAAAAGCCGGATTTTACTACACTGGACATGCCTTAGAAGTACAATGCTTTTTATGTGGAGTAAAAATTTCTGATTGGAATTATGGTGATCAAGCTATAGTGCGCCATCGATTAGCCGAACCTAATTGTCCTTTTGTTCAAAATCCTTCTAGTACTTGCAATGTCCCTCTGATACCAATACCTATTAATAATCTTGGATTAGCCTCATCATCAACAGAAACATCACAGGACAATAACATAGTTGAATGTCAATCTATAAACCTTTATCAGAATAAAGAACCTAAAAAAGAATGTAAGGTTATGTCACAAAGATTACAATCCTTTACTAATTGGCCAATTTCTTCTATTGTATCGCCTGAAAAACTTGCTAAAGCTGGATTTTATTATCTTCAACATGATGATGAA GTACAATGTACATATTGTGGAGGTATTCTAAGAAAGTGGCAACTTGGTGATGATCCAGAGAGAAAACATAAAGAATATTTCCCTAATTGTAACTTCTATGTTCATCAAGATAAAGATG ACTTAGGAATACAAATACACACAACTCCTAAAAAACCAGATTGTGCAACATACGAAGGAAGATTACGAACCTTTAATGGCTGGCCAGAAAATATTAAGCAAACTCCTGAAATATTAGCTAGTGCTGGATTTTATTATGAtg ggTTTGGTGACCATGTTAGATGTTTTCACTGTGATGGTGGTTTACGAAATTGGGAAGCAACAGATGATGCATGGACTGAACATGCAAGATGGTTTCCTAAATGCGAATTTGTGAATCTTGTAAGAGGACAAGAATTTATCAAACAGTGCATTAACAACAGACCACCTTTGGATCAAtca ATTTTTGAAGGTGTAACAGAAGATGAAAGCACAGATATAGCTGAGATACCACCTACTACTATACCTTCATTAGAAATTACCGAAGCAACATTAAAAAAGTTACTAGAGAGTCCACCAGCAATG GAAGCTTTAGAAATTGGATTACATGTGGGCAGAGTAAAGAGGGCATTAAAAAAACGAATGGAGGAAATAGGGACACCATATACAAATTCTGATCAACTTATAGAAGACGTTCTTTCTGATCAAATTACGGAAGAATTTACAAG GAAGCAAACCAATAGTGGTATAGAACAGTGTAATACTGTTAAAAAAGATGAATATAGAGTATGTTCAATTGAAGATGGGAACTCTGTAATATCCAATGACAAAAGCAATACTGACAAAAAAGCTAACTTTAAGGAATCta CAGCTTTGgaagaagaaaacagaaaattaaaagaagctcgtttatgtaaaatttgcATGGATCGAGAAATAGCTATTGTATTTTTACCTTGTGGACACTTAGCAACTTGTGTTTACTGTGCACCGTCTCTTACATATTGTCTAATGTGTCGACAAGAAATTAAAGCAACTGTCCGTACATTTCTATCATAA
- the Diap2 gene encoding death-associated inhibitor of apoptosis 2 isoform X2 produces MNVEESRLRTFTDWPVNATVDAARIAKAGFYYTGHALEVQCFLCGVKISDWNYGDQAIVRHRLAEPNCPFVQNPSSTCNVPLIPIPINNLGLASSSTETSQDNNIVECQSINLYQNKEPKKECKVMSQRLQSFTNWPISSIVSPEKLAKAGFYYLQHDDEVQCTYCGGILRKWQLGDDPERKHKEYFPNCNFYVHQDKDGICMLKKLFLFLYRNYFISIFLSLDNLYLTNVKLMPGATSNLSDLGIQIHTTPKKPDCATYEGRLRTFNGWPENIKQTPEILASAGFYYDGFGDHVRCFHCDGGLRNWEATDDAWTEHARWFPKCEFVNLVRGQEFIKQCINNRPPLDQSIFEGVTEDESTDIAEIPPTTIPSLEITEATLKKLLESPPAMEALEIGLHVGRVKRALKKRMEEIGTPYTNSDQLIEDVLSDQITEEFTRKQTNSGIEQCNTVKKDEYRVCSIEDGNSVISNDKSNTDKKANFKESTLEEENRKLKEARLCKICMDREIAIVFLPCGHLATCVYCAPSLTYCLMCRQEIKATVRTFLS; encoded by the exons ATGAATGTTGAAGAAAGTAGACTAAGAACTTTTACGGATTGGCCAGTAAATGCCACAGTTGATGCTGCTCGAATAGCAAAAGCCGGATTTTACTACACTGGACATGCCTTAGAAGTACAATGCTTTTTATGTGGAGTAAAAATTTCTGATTGGAATTATGGTGATCAAGCTATAGTGCGCCATCGATTAGCCGAACCTAATTGTCCTTTTGTTCAAAATCCTTCTAGTACTTGCAATGTCCCTCTGATACCAATACCTATTAATAATCTTGGATTAGCCTCATCATCAACAGAAACATCACAGGACAATAACATAGTTGAATGTCAATCTATAAACCTTTATCAGAATAAAGAACCTAAAAAAGAATGTAAGGTTATGTCACAAAGATTACAATCCTTTACTAATTGGCCAATTTCTTCTATTGTATCGCCTGAAAAACTTGCTAAAGCTGGATTTTATTATCTTCAACATGATGATGAA GTACAATGTACATATTGTGGAGGTATTCTAAGAAAGTGGCAACTTGGTGATGATCCAGAGAGAAAACATAAAGAATATTTCCCTAATTGTAACTTCTATGTTCATCAAGATAAAGATGGTATTTGTATGCTAAAaaagctttttctttttctgtacagaaattattttatttcaatttttctttcattagataatttatatttaactaatgtaaaattaatgcCTGGTGCAACATCAAATCTCTCAGACTTAGGAATACAAATACACACAACTCCTAAAAAACCAGATTGTGCAACATACGAAGGAAGATTACGAACCTTTAATGGCTGGCCAGAAAATATTAAGCAAACTCCTGAAATATTAGCTAGTGCTGGATTTTATTATGAtg ggTTTGGTGACCATGTTAGATGTTTTCACTGTGATGGTGGTTTACGAAATTGGGAAGCAACAGATGATGCATGGACTGAACATGCAAGATGGTTTCCTAAATGCGAATTTGTGAATCTTGTAAGAGGACAAGAATTTATCAAACAGTGCATTAACAACAGACCACCTTTGGATCAAtca ATTTTTGAAGGTGTAACAGAAGATGAAAGCACAGATATAGCTGAGATACCACCTACTACTATACCTTCATTAGAAATTACCGAAGCAACATTAAAAAAGTTACTAGAGAGTCCACCAGCAATG GAAGCTTTAGAAATTGGATTACATGTGGGCAGAGTAAAGAGGGCATTAAAAAAACGAATGGAGGAAATAGGGACACCATATACAAATTCTGATCAACTTATAGAAGACGTTCTTTCTGATCAAATTACGGAAGAATTTACAAG GAAGCAAACCAATAGTGGTATAGAACAGTGTAATACTGTTAAAAAAGATGAATATAGAGTATGTTCAATTGAAGATGGGAACTCTGTAATATCCAATGACAAAAGCAATACTGACAAAAAAGCTAACTTTAAGGAATCta CTTTGgaagaagaaaacagaaaattaaaagaagctcgtttatgtaaaatttgcATGGATCGAGAAATAGCTATTGTATTTTTACCTTGTGGACACTTAGCAACTTGTGTTTACTGTGCACCGTCTCTTACATATTGTCTAATGTGTCGACAAGAAATTAAAGCAACTGTCCGTACATTTCTATCATAA
- the LOC139988226 gene encoding baculoviral IAP repeat-containing protein 7-B-like isoform X1 → MRTPYVAQFYYMFEDIFNNNSNKMNGTITHWNLENDSNLKTSGNTHLSSLVDVTHDISRDEVDNIDYRFEAARLQSFENWPITYIEPEKLAAAGFYYTGESDRVKCFECQVEICKWVEGDIPMVDHQRWSARCRFIRKLNCGNVPIGVDPSTVIPPRPRGRDVCGPYGLEYRPTSGPDDHNFSMEVQLANTAKLGCLGLGKAKGPVHPEYASYDARLHTFFTWPKSMPQTKEQLADAGFFYTGKGDQTLCYHCGGGLKDWEPEDDPWEQHAKWFSKCCYLLIVQGQDYVNKITGQHISPPSKEETMQMNLPSFIKKVQPTSVEVDRKEEIESNPGSSSQNNDIWDIASNTEPIKGSLESKPTENPSNIKTQNTKPTDDARMCKICYNGELGVVFLPCGHMVACVKCAPGMMICAVCRKPVTMTVRAFIP, encoded by the exons atgcgCACTCCATATGTTgcacaattttattacat gtTTGAAgacatttttaacaataattcaaataaaatgaatgGTACAATCACACATTGGAACTTGGAGAATGATTCAAACTTAAAAACTTCAGGGAATACACATTTATCATCTTTAGTTGATGTAACACATGATATAAGTCGTGATGAAGTAGATAATATTGATTACCGTTTTGAAGCAGCAAGACTTCAAAGTTTTGAAAATTGGCCCATAACATACATTGAACCTGAAAAGCTTGCAGCTGCAGGATTTTATTATACGGGTGAAAGTGACAGAGTGAAATGTTTTGAATGTCAAGTTGAGATATGTAAATGGGTAGAAGGTGATATACCCATGGTCGATCATCAGAGATGGTCTGCAAGGTGTAGATTTATTCGTAAACTGAACTGTGGTAATGTACCCATTGGAGTAGATCCCAGTACAGTGATACCACCAAGACCAAGAGGTAGAGATGTATGTGGTCCTTATGGTTTAGAATATCGACCTACATCTGGTCCCGATGACCATAATTTTTCAATGGAAGTACAACTAGCAAACACAGCTAAACTTGGCTGTTTAGGACTGGGAAAGGCTAAGGGACCAGTACATCCAGAATATGCTAGTTATGATGCTAGATTACACACATTTTTTACATGGCCTAAATCTATGCCACAAACAAAAGAACAATTAGCCGACGCAGGCTTTTTTTATACTGGAAAAGGTGACCAAACCTTGTGTTACCACTGTGGAGGTGGTTTGAAAGATTGGGAACCAGAAGATGATCCTTGGGAGCAACACGCAAAGTGGTTTTCTAAATgctgttatttattaatcgtGCAAGGGCAagattatgtaaataaaataacaggcCAGCATATATCTCCACCTTCTAAAGAA GAAACAATGCAGATGAATCTACCCAGTTTTATTAAGAAAGTACAACCTACAAGTGTAGAAGTAGACAGGAAAGAAGAGATAGAAAGCAATCCAGGATCTAGTTCTCAAAATAATGATATTTGGGATATTGCAAGCAATACAGAACCCATAAAAGGAAGTTTGGAATCCAAGCCAACAGAAAATCcatcaaatataaaaacacaAAATACCAAACCTACTGATGATGCAAGAATGTGCAAAATCTGTTATAACGGAGAATTAGGAGTGGTATTTTTACCATGTGGACATATGGTTGCTTGTGTAAAATGTGCTCCTGGCATGATGATTTGTGCAGTATGCAGAAAACCTGTTACAATGACTGTACGAGCCTTCATCCCATAG